The Methylocella silvestris BL2 DNA segment TCGTCGCGGCACAGGCAGCGGCAGAGATCCGGCAGCCAGCCAATCGGCCGCCGCGAGCTTTGATTAAGGACGCGCGTGAAGAGGTGGAATTCGGCGTAAAGCGCCTTGCCCGCCTCCGGCGCGACATAGCGCAACAGCGTATCCCAGGCGCAATCCCAGCAGAACATGTCGCGGGTGGCGTAGCCCGCCATCCAATAGCGATATTGCGCGAAGAAAAGATGCTCGGCTGGAGCGTCTGCGTGCTGGCCCGCGACTTCAGGCGCATGGGACTGATGCTCTGACATGATGGGTGATCTTTCATGGATCGAGGTCAAGGTTCGAGACATGGAATTGACGTTCGGACAGGCGCGGCCTCAGGCGGCGCGCCGCTCTGCTTGCTCGCCGTAGGCTGCGACCCAGTCTTCGGCCCGCCGGCGCAGGCATTCCTCGACGCAGGAGCCGACATAAACCGCTTCGAGCGCGGCGACGCAGCGCTCTATGAGAGCGCCGGATTTTCGGGGATCTTCGGCCGCCCAATCGGCCGCAGCAGCCGTCAAGATTTGATTTATTCTATTTCGCTCATTGGCAAGATCGCACATAGTATCCCTCTGCTCTCGGACGGATATCTATTTTAATCACGTCTTTATTTGCTGCAACAAGGATGTTTGATATCTATTCTAATTCGCGATCATCGAATGCGTGGATCGAATAGACTGCAAATGGAGCCTCAAGCGCCCTTCATCTGATTGATCGCTACCGCCACGACATGACCGAGCCAGACCGCGAGAAGGCAGAACACAACGGAGAGCGCGATATTGCCCCCGGCGCGAATCATCTCGCCCTGGCGCATCAGATTCAGCGTCTGCAGGCTGAAGGAGGAAAAGGTCGTGAAGCCGCCGCAGAGGCCGATCATCACGAACAGGCGCGCCGATTCGCCGACGACAAAACGCCCCTCGGCTCCCGTCAGCGACCCGAAGAAGCCGATGAGGAAAGAGCCCGACACATTGATGAGCACGGTGCCCCAGGGGAAGATCCCGCCGGTCTGCTCGGCGACGAAGCCGGTAACCCAGAAACGCGCCGCCCCGCCAAGCGCG contains these protein-coding regions:
- the crcB gene encoding fluoride efflux transporter CrcB, which gives rise to MLRISMDYLWIMIGSALGGAARFWVTGFVAEQTGGIFPWGTVLINVSGSFLIGFFGSLTGAEGRFVVGESARLFVMIGLCGGFTTFSSFSLQTLNLMRQGEMIRAGGNIALSVVFCLLAVWLGHVVAVAINQMKGA